The genomic stretch TGGAGCAGGTGGTACGAGTCGAGGATGAGGTTGGCGGAGATCTCCGCCGCGCGCTCGCCGTTCTCGAACTTGTACTCGGGGTAGCCCAGCGCGATCTCGCTGAAGCGCAGCACCGCCTCATCGAAGTGGTTGTGGCGGTAGTAGATGTTGGCCGCCTTGAAGGCGATCTCCACCCGCTTCTCACCCTTCGGCACGTACTTGAGGTAGCGCTCGCACGCGTCGAGCAGCGCCTTCTTCAGCGTGGGGATGGTGGCCTTCTTGGTGATGTCCGAGCCCACCGCCTCGCTCTTGCCCTCGCCCCGCGCCTCGCCCGCCTTGACGACCTCGTCGTAGGCCAGCACCGCGTTGTAGGCGGCGTTCTGCAGCCACTTGCCCGGCTTGCCCGGCTTCGGCTTGCCCTTGTCGTCCTTGGCCTCCAGCACCTTGGCGTCCTGGAGCACGACGAGCGTGTAGTTGGCGGCGGCCTTGTCGTAGTTCTGCAGGCTGTCGTTGAGCAACTCGGCCCAGAAGAAGCGCAGGTCGTACGCCTTGGGGTTCTCCGGGAAGAGCGTGAGGTAGTCGCTGTACACCGCGTCCGCGTAGCGGAACGTCTCCTCGTTGCGCGTCTTCTTGCCCTCGTTGTGCCAGGTGACGGCGAGGTTGGACAGCGTGCGCTCGGACAGCTCCTTCGCCTCCGCCAGCAGCTTCTTGTCCTTGTCCTCCTTGATGACGCCGGAGCCCTCCACCTCCTTCATGATCTTCACGAGCCGGCGCACCTGGACCACGGTGCGCTCCTTGTTGCCCATGCGGAGGATGCAGTCGACGATGCGGCCCTGGAAGCCAGGAGCCTCGGGGGACAGCGGCTTCTCCTTGATGAGGCTGTTGTAGGTGATGGCCGCCTCGCGGTCCTTGCCATCGCCGTAGTACAGGTTGGCGAGCTGCTTCAGCATCGTGAAGCGGTCTTCCGGGTTGGTGGCCACCTTGCCGAAGTCCGCCCGAGCCTGCGCCACGTCACCCTGGTGCGCGAACGCCCGCACGTAGTCGGTGCGCGCCTCGCGCAGCAGCGAGCCGCGGCCGCTCTTGCCGCCGTCCTTCTCCACGGCGTTGGCGCCGGCGAGCTCACCGTAGAGCACCACCGTCTTGAACTTGTCCTTGGCCGACTCGAAGTCGCCCATGTTGTAGTGGCACCAGCCCTGCTTGTAGAGGGCGAATGCGTACACCTGGTTCTCGGGGAACTCGGAGGCCTTCTTGTACGCAACCAGCGCCTTCTCCAGCTCCGGGCGCTTCCCCTTGGAGTTGTTGAAGTAGTACTCGCCGAAGGCGAAGTAGGCGTCCGGGATGAACTTCGACTGCGGGTGCTTCTCCACCAGGCGCTTGAAGGCCACCAGCGCCTTGCGGTCCTGACCGTCCTCCATGAGGTACTGGCCGAGGAAGAAGAGCACCTCGTCGGTGCGCTCGAAGTTCGGGTACTCCTGGACGATCTTCGTGTACTGCTCCACCGCGAGCTTGCCGTACTCCTTCTGCTTCGCGATGAACGCCGCCTTCTCCGACTTGGCCTGCTGCTGGCCCGCGGCATCGTTGCGGTTCATGGCCTGGATGAGGTCGTCATCCTTCCGGTTCGCCTCGAAGAAGAAGAACTTGGACTCCTCCCAGTAGAACTCGCCCAGGCGGAACAGGAGGCTGGGGGCCTCCTTCGGATCCGGCGACAGGGAGATGATCTTCTTCAGCGACTGGATCTGCTCGCGCCGCTTGGAGGCCACTTGCAGCTCAACGCCCAGCCGGAACTGGTCGTACTGGAGCGCGGGAGCGACCTCTTCTTTCTTCTTTTCACGGGTGATGTCGCCAGCCAGGGACTTGTCCACCGCTGTGGCGGACTTCCGGCCGAGATCGGCATCGCGCGGGGCTTTCTTCTCCTGGGCGGCGGAGGCCGTGGCCAGGAGGACGAGGCAGACGAGAAGCGAACGGCGCATGGTCTTCCTAGGAGAGGGGCACCGGCGTCCCCGGTTGCTTGCTTGGTAGGCAAGTGTCCGGGAATCTTCGGGAATTTCCATTCGGGGACCCTCACTATGCGCGGTTTCCGCGCGGCGGGTCAACACTGACTGGCCGCCTGCTTTCCTCGGGGAGCGTCGGTTCAAAATCTTCCAGATTCGCTGTGAAAATCGGCGCCCTGGAGTTGCCATGTCGGACCTGCCAGGTATGGGGGAACGGACGGTCGGTTGCCCGGCCTCCCTGCACTGGAGTACGCGTCGGATCATGAGTCTCCTCCCCGAAAGCGCCAGCTTCGAAGAGCTGGTGCAGGACTACTTCCTCGCTGTGCGTGGCGCGGGGCTGATGCTCTCCGCGCTGGACACCGAGCTTTTGACGACCTGGGCCCGGGAAGGCGTTCCCTTCGAGGTGGTGGCGCGCGGCATCTCCCGCTCGGCGGAGAAGGCCCTCTGGGACGCGCGGCCCGGAGAGCCGGTGCTGCGCTCGCTGCGCGCGTGCCGGCGGCAGGTGGAGTCGGAGATCAAGAAGTACCGGGAGCTCGCGGCGGGCGCGGGTGAGGAACCCTCCTCCAATCCCAAGCGCAAGCGGGCCCGTTCCTGGGAGGAGACGCGGCACGCGCGGCTGTGCGCGGCGCTCGAGGACCTGGCGGGGCGGAACGAAGCGCTGTCGCACCGTGTGCGCAACCTGCGCATCACCGTCCTGGCGCATGTTCCGGAAGAGCCGGCGGCCATGGACGCCCAGGAAGCGCTGGCATTCCTGCTGGTGCTGCGCGCCCTGCCCTTCCTGGACCGGTGCGCCGTGTGGCGTGAGGCCCTGACGGCGTCCGCGGAACAACAGGTGATGTCGCCGCGCGCCCGAAAGGTGTCCCGGCGCTTCCGGGTGCTGGCGACGGTGCGGCGGCGGCTGGGCGTGAAGGAGATGTAGGCGGGCGGAACACCTGGCCGCCCGTTCAGTGGACTGACGACCGAGGAGAGGCTCTGGTATGGCGGTGCGTGAGATGGCTCCAAAGGCGAATGGCGAGGCGTGTGGTGAGTGCGGCGGGCGGACCTATGTCATCGAGCGCCGCGGGGACCAGGCCCAGGCGCGCATCTGCGCGTGCTCCGAGCACTGCTCGGTGTGCGGCGGGCGCGGGCACGTGCTGGTCGAGCGCGAGGGCGAGTTCAGCCAGAAGATGGGCCCCCGGCGCTACGAGGTGATGGAGGCGTGCAGTTGCACCAAGCTGCGAAAGCGCATTGCTCGCTTCGATGCGCTGGGTCTGCCTGCCTCAGCAGCGCATGCAAACTTTGAAAACTACCGCGCATCCAAGGAGGAACAAGACAGGGGCCGCAATGTGGCCATGCAGTTCGCCTTCCAGTATGTGCCGGGTGGTTCGTCCAAGGGCTTCATCCTCAGCGGGCCCGTGGGCACCGGGAAGACACACCTCCTGGCGGCGACGCTGGCGCACCTGGCTCTGGAGTTGGGCGTGCGTGGGCGCTACGTCGAAATCTCCCTCCTCTACGCGACCATCCGGCGTGGCTTCCAGGAGGGCAAGAGCGGCGGCGAAATCATCGGGCCCCTGTCGGAGGTGGAGGTGCTGGCCATCGACGAGATGGGCAAGGGCCGCGGCAGCCCCTTCGAGATGGAGACGCTCGATGAGCTGATTGCCCGCCGCTACAACGCGGGCCGCACCACGCTGTTCGCGTCGAACTACTCCCTGGAGCCGGAGAAGCGCGCCATCCGAAGCGCGGCGCCGACAGGCTACCGCACCACCGAGGACTCACGCAGCGCGGCCCGCGACACGGAGCTGCTCCGAGAGCGCGTGGGTGAGCGCATCTACAGCCGGCTGTGCGAGCTGTGCACATTCGTAGAGTTTCCCAAGGACACGCCGGACCGGCGCCGCACCCGGCAGGAGATGGACGCGCCCATGCACCATGCGACGGGCGGTGGGCGCACGCTGGGACGGTAGTCACGCGGGACGCCTGTCTGCGCCATCCCGCTCGACGGCCGGCGGAAGCTTCACGCATCCTGCGCCCATGACTGACGCCATCATCGTCCTCGTCACCGCCCCCACCGAGGACAAGGCCGCCGAGCTGGCCCGCGCGCTGGTGGAAGCGCAGCTCGCCGCGTGCGGCAACATCGTTCCCGGCTTGCGCTCCATCTACCGGTGGGAGGGGAAGGTCCAGGACGAGCCCGAGGTCCTGCTCATCCTCAAGACGCGCGCGGCCCTATTCGAGCCGCTGCGCGCGCGCATCGTCGAGCTGCATCCCTACGACGTCCCGGAGGTGCTGCGCGTGGACATCGCGGAGGGGCACGCGCCGTACCTTTCCTGGATTCTGGGCAGCACCCGCACGCCGGACTGAAGTCCCGCTCCCCTGCCCTACTGACTGGCGCAGCCAGCGCTCCACCTGCGGCTGGAACAGGGAGGAAGCGGCTTTGGAGAAGGGCTCGTGCGTGGCCTCCGCCCCCTGTTTTCAGAGGGACAGTGCGGCCTGGCGGGCCCGCGCCGGGAGCCTGAGCGACCCGGCGGGCCGCCTGCTCCACGAGGGCACGGCCACGGGCTTCCGGCAGAATACGGCGCGGCGAAAGGAACGTTGTCGGCTCGCCCTCTTCCCCCCCAGGAGCCGACCCCCATGTCCCGACTGCGCAGCTTGTGCCTCCTCGGACTCGTGTCCGTGGGTGGCG from Myxococcus xanthus encodes the following:
- the cutA gene encoding divalent-cation tolerance protein CutA; translation: MTDAIIVLVTAPTEDKAAELARALVEAQLAACGNIVPGLRSIYRWEGKVQDEPEVLLILKTRAALFEPLRARIVELHPYDVPEVLRVDIAEGHAPYLSWILGSTRTPD
- a CDS encoding tetratricopeptide repeat protein; protein product: MRRSLLVCLVLLATASAAQEKKAPRDADLGRKSATAVDKSLAGDITREKKKEEVAPALQYDQFRLGVELQVASKRREQIQSLKKIISLSPDPKEAPSLLFRLGEFYWEESKFFFFEANRKDDDLIQAMNRNDAAGQQQAKSEKAAFIAKQKEYGKLAVEQYTKIVQEYPNFERTDEVLFFLGQYLMEDGQDRKALVAFKRLVEKHPQSKFIPDAYFAFGEYYFNNSKGKRPELEKALVAYKKASEFPENQVYAFALYKQGWCHYNMGDFESAKDKFKTVVLYGELAGANAVEKDGGKSGRGSLLREARTDYVRAFAHQGDVAQARADFGKVATNPEDRFTMLKQLANLYYGDGKDREAAITYNSLIKEKPLSPEAPGFQGRIVDCILRMGNKERTVVQVRRLVKIMKEVEGSGVIKEDKDKKLLAEAKELSERTLSNLAVTWHNEGKKTRNEETFRYADAVYSDYLTLFPENPKAYDLRFFWAELLNDSLQNYDKAAANYTLVVLQDAKVLEAKDDKGKPKPGKPGKWLQNAAYNAVLAYDEVVKAGEARGEGKSEAVGSDITKKATIPTLKKALLDACERYLKYVPKGEKRVEIAFKAANIYYRHNHFDEAVLRFSEIALGYPEYKFENGERAAEISANLILDSYHLLQDYAKVNEWARRFYANDKLAVGKFRDDLAKLIEQSSFKLVSQLEEKKEFEKAAEAYLAFVKDFPQTEIADLALYNASVDYYKAKRLDKAIEVRKRLFAEYPRSKHVPDSIYANAEALEAIGDFEDAATTYEAYVRGYERSLGEKGNAKARGGNSKKKKGAAADDSKPAVVQKWDESKAQVALFNAATYREGLGQVKAALRNREHYLTLWPRAKDADEIRISIIDLTAKSGAAFKAIKMLEEYERDNMRSPSRFLAAEGRIVDLYKKMGKTRDVARMQKRIFEHFDQLPRRVQGSLEKPALATAAQAQFLSVDLDWNEYRRLKLYWGAPPSPDRFKASIQDKSRALQVVEKKYVQTVTLGAPEPAICALHRIGLAYDHFADRLINAPMPRGLDEESEQALRDEFTNQAQPLKDKATEAFSATVAKSRELDVYNDCAAESLKLLRTTYQPDRYPDMPEEKVALKGRVQLIGGDLLANIQDVPPPAPKAADAQQARAETLQEDLTDLTAQLRSQTETQVDARPAATTNGATPAKQGGNDEEPEDFL
- a CDS encoding ATP-binding protein — its product is MAVREMAPKANGEACGECGGRTYVIERRGDQAQARICACSEHCSVCGGRGHVLVEREGEFSQKMGPRRYEVMEACSCTKLRKRIARFDALGLPASAAHANFENYRASKEEQDRGRNVAMQFAFQYVPGGSSKGFILSGPVGTGKTHLLAATLAHLALELGVRGRYVEISLLYATIRRGFQEGKSGGEIIGPLSEVEVLAIDEMGKGRGSPFEMETLDELIARRYNAGRTTLFASNYSLEPEKRAIRSAAPTGYRTTEDSRSAARDTELLRERVGERIYSRLCELCTFVEFPKDTPDRRRTRQEMDAPMHHATGGGRTLGR